A genomic region of Vitreimonas flagellata contains the following coding sequences:
- a CDS encoding DUF2235 domain-containing protein, whose translation MKRLVICCDGTWQHLYGDALTNVALTARAVSSRDAHGHPQIVFYSAGVGASVDGLSLWQGMTGADLDDNLLEAWTFLNLNYEPGDQLYLFGFSRGAYTVRSLAGLLRKIGILRRAHVDKAREALEIYRHRTISADSPETDRFRRAHAIAWPRLAAPFTAPPVDLRIRYLGVWDTVGSLGIPRVLPISLGLNKQYEFHDTALSRSVEHARHAVAIDERRAAFAPTLWSNVDSFNTTGAPARVAQAWFPGDHGGVGGGANRGLSNCSLLWVLEGAEAAGLCIAREPGSVISSALADIDPINAALNARKGFSLLGAMGSRWRKGLNRFEDLHETALLRWAGNAKYRPAPLEPFAAQITASLRQQRAA comes from the coding sequence ATGAAGCGCCTCGTCATTTGCTGCGACGGCACTTGGCAACACCTTTACGGCGACGCGCTCACCAATGTCGCGCTGACAGCGCGCGCGGTCTCTTCACGTGACGCGCACGGCCATCCGCAGATCGTGTTCTATTCAGCGGGCGTCGGCGCCTCGGTTGATGGCCTCAGTCTCTGGCAAGGCATGACCGGCGCCGATCTCGACGACAATTTGCTCGAAGCCTGGACGTTCTTGAATCTCAATTACGAGCCCGGCGATCAGCTCTATCTTTTCGGCTTTTCGCGCGGCGCCTACACCGTCCGCAGCTTGGCCGGCCTGCTGCGCAAAATCGGCATTCTGCGCCGGGCGCACGTCGACAAGGCGCGCGAGGCGCTCGAAATCTATCGCCACCGCACCATCAGCGCCGACAGCCCTGAAACAGATCGTTTCCGCCGTGCGCACGCAATTGCGTGGCCGAGGTTGGCTGCACCGTTCACCGCGCCGCCCGTCGATCTGCGCATCCGCTATCTCGGCGTCTGGGACACGGTGGGCTCACTCGGCATTCCGCGTGTGCTGCCGATCTCGCTTGGGCTGAACAAGCAATACGAGTTTCACGACACAGCGCTTTCGCGCTCCGTCGAACACGCACGCCATGCCGTCGCCATAGATGAGCGTCGCGCAGCGTTTGCGCCGACGCTCTGGAGCAATGTCGACAGCTTCAACACGACGGGCGCGCCGGCGCGCGTGGCGCAAGCCTGGTTTCCCGGAGATCATGGCGGCGTTGGCGGCGGCGCCAATCGCGGGCTATCCAATTGTTCGCTGCTCTGGGTGCTCGAGGGGGCCGAAGCCGCCGGCCTCTGCATCGCGCGCGAGCCAGGTTCCGTGATCTCCAGCGCACTCGCCGACATCGATCCGATCAACGCCGCACTCAATGCACGCAAAGGCTTCTCGCTGCTTGGCGCCATGGGGTCACGCTGGCGCAAAGGCCTCAATCGCTTCGAAGACCTGCACGAGACCGCGCTGCTGCGCTGGGCCGGCAATGCGAAATATCGGCCGGCGCCGCTCGAGCCGTTTGCCGCGCAAATCACGGCATCGCTACGCCAGCAGCGCGCCGCTTAA
- a CDS encoding DUF1624 domain-containing protein: MTAHATAATPASYDARTRIAQIDMLRGLVIVLMALDHVRDYFLGGPGMAGIGGNLLDPATTTPALYATRWITHLCAPTFVFLSGVSAYLQFVNGKAMPSLSRFLFTRGLWLIFLEITVLSFGWNFGFPYPFFLQVIWAIGWCMIALAALVWLPRVAVLAIGVVITLGHNALDPIDARELTGLAQTLWLFLHDGGPVFVGEQPIGLFAYPILPWIGIAALGYGLGEVFADKSEKRDRNILYLGLAMLAAFLALRLAMVYGDPSFPTGPEGDWKDWRLQTSWGAMLMVFLDVQKYPPSLQFTLVTLGIVLTLWPLLTRLPKMVQSVLNTFGAVPFFFYLLHVYLIHLLAIAANAAAGNDVSGLFNYMINVFTAPEKLAGAGFSLPWVYMAWVVVLALLYPVCRYWQRLKARRRDWWLSYL; this comes from the coding sequence ATGACAGCACACGCAACGGCTGCGACGCCAGCATCATACGACGCGCGCACGCGCATCGCGCAAATCGACATGCTGCGCGGCCTCGTCATCGTCTTGATGGCCTTGGACCACGTGCGCGATTATTTTCTGGGCGGGCCGGGCATGGCCGGGATCGGCGGCAATCTGCTCGATCCGGCCACAACGACGCCCGCGCTCTACGCGACGCGCTGGATCACGCACCTCTGCGCGCCGACCTTCGTGTTTCTCTCTGGCGTGTCGGCCTACCTGCAATTCGTCAACGGCAAGGCGATGCCGAGCCTTTCGCGCTTCCTGTTCACGCGCGGGCTGTGGCTGATCTTTCTTGAGATCACGGTGCTGAGCTTCGGCTGGAATTTCGGCTTCCCGTACCCGTTCTTCCTGCAAGTGATCTGGGCCATCGGCTGGTGCATGATCGCGCTGGCCGCGCTCGTGTGGTTGCCGCGCGTGGCGGTGCTGGCGATCGGCGTCGTGATCACGCTCGGGCACAATGCGCTCGATCCGATCGATGCGCGCGAACTGACGGGCCTGGCGCAGACTCTGTGGCTCTTCCTGCACGATGGCGGGCCGGTGTTTGTGGGCGAGCAACCGATTGGTCTGTTCGCGTATCCGATTCTGCCGTGGATCGGCATCGCAGCCCTTGGCTATGGTCTAGGCGAGGTGTTCGCCGACAAATCAGAGAAGCGCGACCGCAACATTCTCTATCTCGGCCTCGCCATGCTCGCGGCGTTCTTGGCGCTGCGTTTGGCGATGGTCTATGGCGATCCGTCGTTCCCGACGGGGCCGGAGGGCGATTGGAAGGATTGGCGCCTGCAGACGAGCTGGGGCGCGATGCTGATGGTGTTTCTGGACGTGCAGAAATATCCGCCCTCACTGCAATTCACGTTGGTGACGTTGGGCATCGTGCTGACTCTCTGGCCGCTGCTGACGCGATTGCCGAAGATGGTGCAATCGGTGCTGAACACGTTCGGCGCGGTGCCGTTCTTCTTCTACCTGCTGCACGTCTATCTCATCCATCTGCTCGCCATCGCGGCGAACGCAGCGGCGGGCAATGATGTGAGCGGCTTGTTCAATTATATGATCAACGTGTTCACAGCGCCGGAGAAACTTGCTGGCGCCGGCTTTTCCCTGCCTTGGGTTTATATGGCTTGGGTGGTTGTGCTCGCGCTGCTCTATCCGGTCTGCCGCTATTGGCAGCGGTTGAAGGCGCGACGGCGCGATTGGTGGCTGTCGTATCTTTAA
- a CDS encoding ChrR family anti-sigma-E factor produces the protein MSGQHHPSADILAAYASGVLEPGFGLVVAAHVDGCAQCRRQVASYEAISGDALCEIDDAAMGDDALSRVMSRLDGAAPEKLAMDRRPFAERLTLKPRKWVAPGVWVAAVETPHARTNRVYVLSVAPGMPTARHEHSGAEFCTVLKGAYRDELGLFRAGDFAATDHDVNHQPVVQGDEACVCLFATEGRLQPQGLLGRLAFAYADV, from the coding sequence GTGAGCGGGCAACACCACCCTTCCGCAGATATTTTGGCGGCCTACGCCTCCGGCGTTTTGGAGCCAGGCTTTGGCCTCGTCGTCGCCGCGCACGTCGACGGCTGCGCGCAGTGCCGTCGGCAGGTCGCGAGCTATGAGGCGATTTCCGGCGACGCCTTGTGCGAGATCGATGACGCCGCGATGGGCGATGATGCGCTGTCGCGCGTGATGTCGCGGCTCGATGGCGCCGCACCCGAGAAGCTGGCGATGGATCGCCGCCCGTTCGCCGAACGCCTGACGCTGAAGCCGCGGAAATGGGTGGCGCCGGGCGTGTGGGTCGCGGCGGTGGAGACGCCGCATGCGCGGACGAACCGGGTCTATGTGCTCTCGGTCGCGCCCGGCATGCCGACGGCCCGGCACGAACATTCCGGCGCCGAATTTTGTACAGTGCTGAAGGGCGCCTATCGCGACGAGCTGGGGCTTTTCCGCGCCGGAGATTTCGCCGCCACCGATCACGACGTGAACCACCAGCCGGTGGTGCAGGGCGACGAGGCGTGCGTGTGCCTGTTCGCGACCGAGGGGCGGCTGCAGCCGCAAGGCCTGCTGGGTCGCTTGGCCTTCGCCTACGCGGACGTCTGA
- a CDS encoding RNA polymerase sigma factor — protein MDDCADISDEALLTQIAAGNRVAFSSLFGRYASKVKGYLIKLGARGAAAEDLAQDVMVSIWRRAASFDPAKAKASTWIYVVARNAWIDKLRRERVELAYRDTLIIDEASDEELPDDAVSRVQTEAQMAEALELLSEEQKQVVRLSFFEDRPHSEIAEHLSLPLGTVKSRLRLALIKLRAHWEQMK, from the coding sequence GTGGATGATTGCGCCGATATTTCGGACGAGGCGTTGCTGACGCAGATCGCGGCCGGCAATCGCGTGGCGTTTTCGAGCCTGTTCGGTCGCTACGCCTCGAAGGTGAAGGGCTATTTGATCAAGCTCGGCGCGCGTGGCGCAGCAGCGGAGGATCTGGCGCAGGACGTAATGGTGTCGATCTGGCGGCGCGCGGCGTCGTTCGATCCAGCCAAGGCGAAGGCGTCGACATGGATTTACGTGGTGGCGCGGAATGCCTGGATCGACAAACTCCGGCGCGAACGGGTTGAACTGGCGTATCGCGACACGTTGATCATCGACGAGGCGAGCGACGAGGAGCTTCCCGATGACGCGGTGTCTCGGGTGCAGACCGAAGCGCAGATGGCGGAGGCGTTGGAGCTTCTGTCTGAAGAGCAGAAACAAGTGGTGCGGCTCTCCTTCTTTGAGGATCGGCCGCATTCGGAAATAGCCGAGCATTTGTCTTTACCGCTCGGCACAGTGAAATCGCGCTTGCGGCTGGCGCTCATAAAGCTGCGCGCGCATTGGGAGCAGATGAAGTGA
- a CDS encoding NAD(P)/FAD-dependent oxidoreductase yields MAFTSSLAEPRQSIAVIGSGIAGMSAAWLLSQKHDVTVYEKNGRLGGHSNTVIVNTSAGSTPVDTGFIVFNDATYPNLIALFDHLGVATKSSDMSFGVSLNGGRTEYSSNDTSAFLCGGRNLISPRFWSMTLDLLRFYRDAPAELRETREDMISLGEYLKRRGYGDAFQNDHLLPQAAAIWSASMAEIHNYPACAFVRFFENHGLLKLKGRPKWRTVEGGSRAYVEKLTAAYADRVRLNAGAVSVQRDGAGAWVRDANGEAQRYDAVVIATHGDEALAMLDDPSAEERALLGAFRYSKNRAILHTDPALMPRRQAQWSSWNYVGDNPEGGCVVSYWMNKLQRIESREQIFLTLNPRTMPRAETMLYDTEYEHPLFNAAAIRAQEQLWSLQGVRNTWFCGAHFGAGFHEDGLQSGLAVAEQLGGVRRPWNVADESGRIHLGPPPVRPAIAA; encoded by the coding sequence ATGGCCTTTACCTCCAGCCTCGCCGAACCCCGGCAAAGTATCGCCGTGATCGGCTCGGGCATAGCGGGAATGTCCGCCGCTTGGCTGCTGAGCCAGAAGCACGATGTCACGGTGTATGAGAAGAACGGCCGGCTTGGCGGGCACTCGAATACGGTTATCGTCAACACGAGCGCGGGCTCGACGCCCGTCGACACCGGCTTCATCGTCTTCAACGACGCGACGTATCCCAACCTGATCGCTCTCTTCGATCACCTCGGCGTCGCAACGAAATCCTCGGATATGTCGTTCGGCGTGTCGCTGAACGGCGGACGCACGGAATATTCGTCCAACGACACCTCCGCGTTTCTCTGTGGCGGCCGCAACCTGATCAGCCCACGCTTCTGGTCTATGACGCTCGACCTGCTGCGCTTCTATCGCGACGCGCCAGCTGAGCTTCGCGAGACGCGCGAGGACATGATCTCGCTCGGTGAGTATCTGAAGCGCCGCGGCTATGGCGACGCGTTCCAGAACGATCACCTGCTGCCGCAAGCCGCCGCGATCTGGTCGGCGTCGATGGCGGAAATCCACAATTACCCCGCCTGCGCCTTCGTGCGCTTCTTCGAGAACCACGGTTTGCTGAAGCTCAAAGGCCGCCCGAAATGGCGCACTGTCGAAGGCGGCAGCCGCGCTTATGTGGAGAAGCTTACGGCGGCCTACGCGGATCGCGTACGACTGAACGCTGGCGCAGTTTCCGTGCAGCGCGATGGCGCGGGCGCTTGGGTGCGCGACGCCAACGGCGAAGCGCAGCGCTACGACGCTGTCGTGATTGCCACGCACGGCGACGAAGCCCTGGCGATGCTGGACGACCCGAGCGCGGAAGAGCGCGCACTGCTGGGCGCATTTCGCTACAGCAAAAATCGCGCAATCCTGCACACCGATCCCGCTTTGATGCCACGCCGCCAAGCGCAATGGTCGAGCTGGAATTATGTCGGCGACAATCCCGAGGGCGGCTGCGTTGTGTCCTATTGGATGAACAAGCTGCAGCGCATCGAAAGCCGCGAGCAAATCTTCCTCACGCTCAACCCACGCACCATGCCGCGCGCCGAAACCATGCTCTACGACACCGAATACGAGCACCCGCTCTTCAACGCCGCCGCCATCCGCGCACAGGAACAGCTCTGGTCGCTGCAAGGCGTGCGCAACACTTGGTTCTGCGGCGCGCATTTCGGCGCCGGTTTCCATGAAGACGGCCTGCAATCCGGTCTTGCCGTCGCCGAGCAGCTTGGCGGCGTGCGGCGACCTTGGAATGTCGCGGACGAATCCGGCCGCATTCATCTCGGCCCGCCGCCAGTACGGCCAGCCATCGCTGCATGA
- a CDS encoding DUF1365 domain-containing protein — translation MNSALYIGHVAHNRPGKHRLRYSVFMLAVDLDELSALDLRLLKHNRGALLSLKDRDHGARIDASLKPQIESKLREAGIAWDGGQIFMLTMPRLFNYVFNPLTVYFCTRRDGELAALVHEVANTFGEQHFYVLPPARQENGIVTQSCAKDFFVSPFLEMDLRYEFHILPPGEDVTVAMIVKRGAQIALTAWFAGKRRPLTDAALFRAWLGNPLMTFKVIAGIHWEALKMMLKGVRFLGRGGAHANPQTKAAA, via the coding sequence ATGAACTCAGCGCTCTATATCGGCCACGTCGCGCACAACCGCCCCGGCAAACACCGGCTGCGCTATAGCGTGTTCATGCTCGCGGTCGATTTGGATGAGCTGAGCGCGCTTGATCTGCGCCTTCTAAAGCACAATCGCGGCGCACTACTCTCGCTCAAGGATCGCGATCACGGCGCACGCATCGATGCGTCGCTGAAGCCGCAGATCGAATCCAAGCTGCGTGAAGCCGGCATCGCTTGGGACGGCGGGCAGATCTTCATGCTGACGATGCCGCGCCTCTTCAACTACGTGTTCAACCCGCTCACCGTGTATTTCTGCACCCGCCGCGATGGCGAACTCGCGGCCCTCGTCCACGAAGTCGCCAATACGTTCGGCGAGCAGCATTTCTACGTGCTCCCGCCCGCGCGCCAGGAGAACGGCATCGTCACCCAATCCTGCGCCAAGGATTTCTTCGTCTCGCCCTTCCTCGAAATGGATCTGCGCTACGAGTTTCACATCCTGCCGCCGGGCGAAGACGTCACCGTCGCCATGATCGTCAAACGCGGCGCGCAGATTGCGCTCACAGCCTGGTTCGCCGGCAAACGCCGCCCGCTCACGGACGCGGCACTCTTCCGCGCTTGGCTCGGCAATCCGCTGATGACGTTCAAAGTCATCGCCGGCATCCATTGGGAAGCGCTCAAGATGATGCTGAAAGGCGTGCGTTTTCTCGGCCGCGGCGGCGCGCACGCGAACCCACAAACAAAAGCGGCGGCGTGA
- a CDS encoding DUF885 domain-containing protein, whose product MQMTRRGLLGATAAAVALSACARQTNNGDLNPILDRISTGFLHEVPEYATSLAVPEEQAGGRYIDRLSDASREGQLRLRDLAQTGLNDLRALNRDSLEAKDQVTIDVVTTALQDQVDGAAFEHGTGAQAPYVLTQLTGAYTNIPDFLASQHPVTNRDQADAYLARLSAYARVMDQEIVRLNSDAAAGLIPPNFAIAGADGQGGAIGQLRGFAAIAPAQNVLVTSLQTRLADVAEISDADKTTLVQRAEQILRDEVLPAYGRQIDALNAVLPRATADAGIASRPQGAEMYPVALRAYTTTNMGPDEIHQMGLDLIAQFTSEMDAIFREQGMTRGSVNERIVALGRRPDQIFPSTDAGREQLLALLNAQMAAITARMPEVCGVQARAALEIKRVPAYTEAGAPGGYYQVAALDGSRPGAYYINLRDPANEWPKFTLPTLTYHEGTPGHHWQLSIQQEAGEMPFIRRALLGFSGYSEGWGLYAEQLADEMGMYANDPFGRIGYLQSMTFRASRLVVDTGIHSKGWTREQAIDSMVAATGDQRSNVTTEVERYCVWPGQACSYMVGRQAINRMRDGARSTLGDRFDIKGFHDVLLTNGSAPLSVSESLVAQWAAAQNG is encoded by the coding sequence ATGCAGATGACGCGGCGCGGACTTCTTGGCGCGACGGCGGCGGCGGTCGCCCTTTCGGCGTGCGCTCGCCAGACCAATAATGGCGACCTCAACCCCATTCTCGATCGCATCTCGACGGGCTTCCTGCACGAAGTGCCGGAATACGCGACGAGCCTTGCTGTGCCGGAAGAGCAAGCGGGCGGGCGTTACATCGATCGACTGAGCGATGCGTCGCGCGAAGGCCAATTGCGTCTGCGCGATTTGGCGCAAACGGGGCTCAACGATCTGCGCGCGCTGAACCGCGATAGCCTTGAGGCGAAGGACCAAGTGACGATCGATGTCGTCACCACGGCGCTGCAAGACCAAGTCGACGGCGCGGCCTTCGAGCACGGCACGGGCGCACAAGCGCCGTACGTGCTGACGCAGCTCACGGGCGCCTACACGAACATTCCGGATTTCCTGGCGAGCCAGCACCCGGTCACCAACCGCGATCAGGCGGATGCGTATCTGGCGCGTCTTTCGGCTTATGCGCGCGTGATGGATCAAGAGATCGTGCGTCTGAACAGCGACGCTGCGGCGGGTCTGATTCCGCCGAACTTCGCGATCGCGGGTGCGGACGGCCAAGGCGGCGCGATTGGCCAGCTGCGTGGCTTCGCCGCGATTGCGCCGGCGCAGAACGTGCTCGTGACCTCGCTGCAAACGCGCTTGGCCGATGTCGCCGAAATTTCGGATGCGGATAAAACCACGTTGGTGCAACGCGCCGAGCAAATCCTGCGCGACGAAGTGCTGCCGGCGTATGGCCGTCAGATCGATGCGCTGAATGCGGTGTTGCCGCGCGCGACGGCGGACGCGGGCATCGCCAGCCGCCCACAAGGGGCGGAAATGTATCCGGTCGCGCTGCGCGCCTACACGACCACCAACATGGGGCCGGACGAAATCCACCAAATGGGTCTCGACCTGATCGCGCAATTCACCAGCGAGATGGACGCGATCTTCCGCGAACAAGGCATGACGCGCGGTTCGGTGAACGAGCGCATCGTGGCGTTGGGCCGTCGCCCAGACCAAATCTTCCCATCGACGGATGCGGGCCGCGAGCAATTGCTGGCGCTGCTCAATGCGCAGATGGCGGCGATCACGGCGCGCATGCCGGAAGTGTGCGGCGTGCAAGCGCGCGCCGCACTCGAGATCAAGCGCGTGCCGGCTTACACCGAAGCGGGCGCGCCGGGCGGCTATTACCAAGTCGCAGCGCTCGATGGTTCGCGTCCAGGCGCGTACTACATCAACCTGCGTGACCCGGCCAACGAGTGGCCGAAATTCACGCTGCCGACGCTGACCTATCACGAAGGCACGCCGGGCCATCACTGGCAGCTTTCGATCCAACAGGAAGCGGGCGAGATGCCGTTCATCCGCCGTGCGCTCTTGGGCTTCAGCGGCTATTCGGAAGGTTGGGGCCTCTACGCCGAACAGCTCGCCGACGAGATGGGCATGTATGCCAACGATCCGTTCGGCCGCATCGGCTATCTGCAATCGATGACGTTCCGCGCTTCACGTCTTGTCGTCGATACGGGCATCCACTCGAAGGGCTGGACGCGCGAGCAAGCCATAGACTCGATGGTGGCCGCGACCGGCGATCAACGCTCGAACGTCACCACGGAAGTGGAGCGCTATTGTGTGTGGCCGGGTCAAGCCTGCTCGTACATGGTCGGCCGCCAAGCCATCAATCGCATGCGCGACGGCGCCCGTTCGACCTTGGGCGATCGCTTCGACATCAAGGGTTTCCACGACGTGTTGCTCACCAATGGCTCAGCGCCGCTCTCGGTGTCGGAATCCCTGGTGGCGCAATGGGCCGCCGCGCAGAACGGCTAA
- a CDS encoding P-II family nitrogen regulator gives MKLVTAIIKPSRLDPVLEALKDVGVAGLTVSEVRGFGRQKGKTEVYRGAEYEVKLLPKVKIEVAASAEIAEKAVDAITAAAKTGKIGDGKIWVTDLDTVIRIRTGETDQAAIEG, from the coding sequence ATGAAACTCGTCACCGCCATCATTAAACCGAGCCGTCTCGACCCGGTTCTCGAAGCGCTGAAAGACGTGGGCGTGGCCGGCCTCACTGTGTCCGAAGTCCGTGGCTTTGGCCGGCAGAAGGGCAAGACCGAGGTCTATCGGGGCGCCGAGTACGAAGTGAAGCTGCTGCCGAAGGTCAAAATCGAGGTCGCAGCGTCCGCGGAGATCGCGGAGAAGGCGGTCGACGCGATCACCGCCGCGGCCAAGACCGGCAAAATCGGCGACGGCAAAATCTGGGTCACGGATCTGGATACGGTCATCCGCATCCGCACCGGCGAAACTGACCAAGCGGCGATCGAAGGTTAG
- a CDS encoding class I SAM-dependent methyltransferase: MRVDVLALQRFYASPLGEAAHRAASRRLAALWPHAEGLDVLAVGYGTPYLDRYRADARRTVAMMPAAQGAEPWGPGLSALADDARLPFMDAVFDRVLIVHAIEETPAPNALLREIWRVMAPEGRLVVIAANRWSLWAQSDATPFGYGRPYSRTQLATLLSDSMFQPVVSARALYAPPSTWTPFVRAADAFERVGEIMWPAQGGLVLMEAVKRLYASTARSADRVLLAKAPTRSRQTAPDPLPKRDASRFYFRT; this comes from the coding sequence ATGCGCGTCGATGTTCTTGCCCTTCAGCGTTTTTACGCGTCGCCGCTTGGCGAGGCGGCGCATCGGGCTGCCTCGCGCCGGCTGGCGGCGTTGTGGCCGCACGCAGAGGGGCTGGACGTTTTGGCCGTCGGCTATGGGACGCCCTACCTCGATCGCTATCGCGCCGACGCGCGCCGGACGGTGGCGATGATGCCGGCGGCGCAGGGCGCGGAACCTTGGGGCCCGGGCCTGAGCGCCTTGGCGGACGACGCGCGGCTGCCGTTCATGGATGCTGTGTTCGACCGCGTGCTGATCGTGCACGCGATAGAGGAGACGCCAGCGCCGAATGCGCTGCTGCGCGAAATTTGGCGGGTGATGGCCCCGGAGGGTCGGCTCGTTGTGATCGCCGCCAATCGTTGGAGCCTTTGGGCGCAATCGGATGCCACGCCGTTCGGCTATGGGCGGCCATATTCCCGCACGCAGCTGGCGACGCTTCTGAGCGATTCCATGTTTCAGCCGGTGGTGTCGGCGCGCGCGCTCTATGCGCCGCCTTCGACCTGGACGCCGTTCGTGCGCGCGGCCGACGCCTTCGAGCGCGTCGGCGAGATCATGTGGCCGGCGCAGGGCGGCTTGGTGCTGATGGAAGCGGTCAAACGGCTCTATGCGAGCACCGCGCGTTCGGCAGACCGTGTCCTTTTGGCCAAAGCACCCACGCGATCGCGGCAAACCGCCCCGGACCCCTTGCCGAAGCGCGACGCATCACGCTTTTATTTCCGGACATGA
- the gloB gene encoding hydroxyacylglutathione hydrolase → MLQIHQFPCLSDNYGFLAHDPASGATAAIDTPDADEYLRQAEAKGWRITDIWNTHWHPDHAGGNAAIKAKTGAIVTGPAEVERIGQPPDRIVVEGDVVKLGAHEARILDVGGHTLGHIAYVLDDAKTAFVGDALFALGCGRLFEGTPQQMWASLQKLAALPDDTTLYCAHEYTQSNARFAITIDPMNRALQARIAEIDKLRAEGKPTVPMTLRVEKETNPFLRAPALKGAVMLPNAEDWEAFADIRKRKDNFKG, encoded by the coding sequence ATGCTTCAAATTCATCAATTCCCGTGCCTGTCCGACAATTACGGTTTCCTCGCGCACGATCCCGCCAGCGGCGCGACTGCGGCGATCGATACGCCGGACGCTGACGAATATCTGCGCCAGGCCGAGGCCAAAGGCTGGCGCATTACCGACATCTGGAACACGCACTGGCACCCCGACCACGCTGGCGGCAATGCCGCGATCAAGGCGAAGACAGGCGCCATCGTCACCGGCCCCGCTGAGGTCGAACGCATCGGTCAACCGCCGGATCGCATCGTCGTTGAAGGCGACGTCGTCAAACTCGGCGCGCACGAGGCGCGCATTCTAGATGTCGGAGGCCATACGTTGGGCCACATCGCTTACGTGCTGGACGATGCGAAGACGGCCTTCGTGGGCGACGCTCTGTTTGCGCTGGGCTGCGGGCGCTTGTTCGAAGGCACGCCGCAGCAAATGTGGGCGAGCCTGCAAAAACTCGCGGCATTGCCGGACGACACCACGCTCTATTGCGCGCACGAATACACCCAATCCAACGCCCGCTTCGCCATCACCATCGATCCGATGAACCGCGCGCTTCAAGCCCGCATCGCCGAGATCGACAAGCTCCGCGCCGAAGGCAAACCGACGGTGCCGATGACGCTGCGGGTCGAGAAAGAAACCAACCCCTTCCTCCGCGCGCCCGCGCTGAAAGGCGCAGTGATGCTGCCGAATGCCGAAGATTGGGAAGCGTTCGCGGACATCCGCAAACGCAAAGACAATTTCAAAGGATGA
- a CDS encoding cupin domain-containing protein, producing the protein MSADEIIAALGMQEHPEGGHYVETFRDTGTVNDRARSTAIYFLLRAGERSHWHRVDATEIWLWHAGAPLTLSLSADGEAQASITLGPNLEFGERPQAIVPAHHWQAAQSVGEWTLVSCVVAPGFEFSGFELAPPDWAPQG; encoded by the coding sequence ATGAGCGCCGACGAGATCATCGCCGCACTCGGCATGCAGGAGCATCCTGAAGGTGGACACTATGTCGAAACTTTCCGCGACACCGGGACTGTCAACGACCGCGCACGCAGCACTGCGATCTATTTTCTGCTGCGGGCAGGCGAGCGCTCGCATTGGCATCGCGTCGACGCGACGGAGATCTGGCTCTGGCACGCGGGCGCGCCGCTGACACTTTCGCTTTCGGCAGATGGCGAAGCGCAGGCCAGCATCACGCTCGGTCCGAACCTCGAGTTTGGCGAACGTCCGCAGGCGATCGTGCCCGCGCATCATTGGCAAGCTGCGCAAAGTGTCGGCGAGTGGACTCTCGTCTCATGTGTCGTCGCGCCGGGATTTGAATTTTCGGGATTTGAACTCGCACCGCCCGACTGGGCGCCGCAGGGCTAA
- a CDS encoding DUF4908 domain-containing protein: MLTLAVPGVVLAQPRQQANPPPAAPPVQGLYQTSSGATRYSTPDGAVRFVLDRSGGRAALVRFEGDPEVHVLRPAMAAGGGEIYRTDDGDVMLRVTPHGGITVYTRNMRTGAPASEEADVAPLTPEAIAFAEMQERFRLLQARARRSVGQQVTFAVPAQMSAPAAGVVVDAAERAAEGLASAPMTNVRRVVITLGPSPAVAMRGDQLLIQVAPQYGYAGRPSSNTIRNVVTGAVQGPEQ, translated from the coding sequence ATGCTTACGCTTGCCGTACCGGGCGTCGTGCTGGCCCAGCCGCGCCAACAAGCCAATCCGCCGCCAGCCGCGCCGCCGGTGCAGGGGCTTTACCAGACCTCGTCTGGCGCCACGCGGTATTCGACGCCGGACGGCGCTGTGCGTTTCGTGCTCGATCGCTCTGGCGGCCGCGCGGCGCTCGTGCGCTTTGAAGGTGATCCGGAAGTGCATGTGCTGCGTCCGGCGATGGCTGCGGGCGGCGGCGAAATTTATCGCACCGACGATGGCGACGTGATGCTGCGCGTCACGCCGCACGGCGGCATCACGGTTTACACGCGCAACATGCGCACCGGCGCGCCAGCGTCCGAAGAAGCGGACGTTGCGCCGCTGACGCCTGAAGCGATCGCGTTCGCGGAAATGCAGGAGCGCTTCCGTTTGCTGCAGGCGCGTGCGCGGCGCAGCGTTGGCCAACAAGTGACGTTCGCTGTGCCAGCGCAAATGTCGGCGCCTGCGGCTGGCGTTGTCGTCGATGCGGCGGAACGCGCGGCGGAAGGCTTGGCGTCGGCGCCGATGACGAACGTGCGCCGCGTCGTGATTACGCTGGGGCCATCGCCGGCCGTGGCGATGCGCGGCGATCAGTTGCTGATCCAAGTCGCGCCGCAATATGGTTACGCGGGGCGTCCGTCCTCGAACACGATCCGCAATGTCGTGACCGGCGCCGTGCAAGGGCCGGAGCAGTAA